Proteins encoded in a region of the Nicotiana tomentosiformis chromosome 9, ASM39032v3, whole genome shotgun sequence genome:
- the LOC138899014 gene encoding uncharacterized protein, with protein sequence MRNIKEARFPKPIRSDPSQRDPNLWCEYHGMNGHRTRDRRYLHEEVETLLKNVHLREFLSDRAKNNYGRNRNNMDPSKTGDDPPRQTFNMIFVGNEINGVTFSATNKTKVLVTHNKRLPEVAENDITFTEEDTDGLLLLHNDALVISLNALDFKIKYVLVDPGSSANIIQWRVSEQAKLTGSIIPATKLFVGFNLASVTTPGEILLPTNAEGVMKTSLFEVVDGDMGYNIILGRPLLHEMKVVPSTYHQFLKFPTPNGIKHIKGNQPVAREMNTISVSSSNVKEHAA encoded by the coding sequence atgaggaacattaaagaagcacgattcccaAAGCCGATAAGGTCTGATCCTAGCCAGAGGGACCCTAATTTGTGGTGCGAATACCACGGGATGAATGGCCACCGGACTAGGGACCGCCGATATCTGCATGAAGAGGTGGAGACACTATTGAAAAATGTCCATCTCAGGGAATTCTTAAGTGATCGGGCCAAAAATAATTACGGTCGCAACCGTAATAACATGGATCCCTCAAAAACAGGAGATGATCCCCCGCGCCAGACGTTCAACATGATTTTCgtggggaacgagattaacggggttACCTTCTCGGCAACAAATAAGACAAAGGTATTAGTAACCCACAATAAGAGACTCCCGGAAGTCGCTGAGAAcgacatcactttcacggaggaagacacAGACGGATTATTGCTACTGCATAACGacgcattggtaatttctttaaatgcattagattttaaaataaaatatgttctggtagatccaggaagttcggccaatatcatacaatggcGGGTGTCGGAGCAAGCCAAACttaccggaagcatcattccggcgACAAAACTCTTTGTCGGGTTCAACCTCGCAAGTGTAACAACCCCaggagagatcctgctgcccacaAATGCTGAGGGGGTGATGAAGACGTCACTTTTTGAGGttgtggatggtgatatgggttacaacattattctgggaagaccgttgttgcacgagatgaaagtggTACCATCAACGTATCATCAgtttctgaaattcccaactcccaATGGGATTAAACATATAAAAGGCAACCAACCggtggcaagggagatgaatacGATTTCGGTCTCTAGTAGCAATGTGAAGGAGCATGCGGCATAG